Sequence from the Ooceraea biroi isolate clonal line C1 chromosome 5, Obir_v5.4, whole genome shotgun sequence genome:
catataaatttttattcatattacgCGGAAACTAACGCCATATTAAGTTTTAGTTCACAGTTTTTAAGACCCCAATATCAGATAGCGTTACTAATGCTGGAGCAACACGGGACGGGAGGTTTGCCCACCCTGACCAGTGATGCACCGGCAAGTGAGGGGGTGATTGTTTTTACTTGTTATTTCTTTACTTTGAATTATGCAGAATCTAATCAGGTGTTCAAGACGGCATTATGTAGCGCCTGGTCggatatttaattgtaaaaatgtttatcaGCCGACGGAGAAGATAGCTTTTGGGATTAAACATTTAAGTTTCGCGTGTGGCAACGGCGCGCATAGGTTATTTCTTCCTGTATCTCATCATGCAAGTACCTCTGCTAGTTCATCTATTTCCTTCATTCCGGAATGTTTTGACGTTTTATATTGATGTTGTGTtatgtttaaattattagttAACTAATTTGTAGTATTACCGCATTCGATCTACGTGTGCGGATGTTCAACAAGAAGGGAATGTCTTTGATGACGGTACACTTGTTTTCAGGCCTATAAGAAAATTCGCAAAGAATTTCATGCTGTACAGTCTGCATTGTTGCACAGCGACATAAGCAAATTTAGCTTCCATCCGAGATATGACAATATCAGATACTTTAATACAACATGCAGTAATCCCAATAAGCAGTCGTCGCAGGAATCGGGCTCTGACGATTCCGACAAGaaaccgaataaaaatgaagaaattaacTTACTTTTGCGCAAGTTGTCCATGCTGCTTGTACTAGTATATATTCTTCTGGTTGGGCTCCGAAGTCAGATGAACACGTCAAATTCAGAAGTGAGTTTTTTTTACTAGCCACTGTTTATTGGAAATTATTGAGGATTTAAGATATCACTGCGCAATCATCTTCAAATAGTTTTCAATTTCTGTCTCATGGAATGAATTTGTGTACGACATGTTGAGCAAAGGAGAGGTACAGGCAATTGTTATAAACCCATCTTTCGACCATGTTGTAATTGTTGTACACGATGGAGCCATTATTAAAGGTAGACGAGCCGCACGCAGGAAATACATCATGTCTGTACCAAACATTGAAAATTTTGAGGAGAAATTGAGGAAAGTGGAGAAAAGTCTTGGCATAAAACCAGGTAAGAAGTTTATTCGTGAGACATCGATAAACATTGTCTTCGAGGCTGTATCTCTCACGATATTCTTCTGAAACTTGCGTATTCTAGGCCAGGAGgtgcaaattatttatgaaagaaaatcagAGTATATAGCAGGCGCCACACAATTATTACTTATCATGTTAATCGCTATCACTGCCTATGCCTTCTTGCGGAAACGGTTCTCTTTCAAGCCGTTCGAGATTATATCTCAGATGAAACAAGCGAAATTCACGTTGGTTGAACCGTTCGTGGATAAGGGTAAAGGTGTACGCTTCGCGGATGTGGCTGGATTGAAAGAAGCTAAGATAGAAGTAATGGAATTCGTTGATTATCTTAAGCAGCCAGAGCGTTACAAGGCGCTTGGCGCCAAGGTACCACAAGGTATGGCAAATATGTATATGGGAAAATTATcagtatctttatatttatgttagaAAGTCCTGTGCAATCCTATTTTCAGGAGCTTTGCTCTTGGGACCTCCCGGTTGCGGCAAAACGTTGTTAGCTAAAGCAGTGGCAACTGAGGCAAACGTTCCCTTCTTGTCGATGAACGGTTCCGAATTTATTGAGGTATTTGGTGGTTTAGGTGCCGCTCGAGTTAGGGACTTGTTTAAAGAAGCCAAAAAGAGGTTCGactattttgttatttttttaaaaaataagtcATATATTTCAGTAATActaatttttgtttcaattcCCCAATAGAGCACCGAGCATCGTGTACATCGACGAGATTGATGCAATTGGCAAGAAACGTTCAGAAAGCTCGGCCGGTTTGACTAACAGCGAATCTGAACGAACGTTGAATCAACTTTTAGTAGAGATGGATGGAATGATATCGAAAGAAGACGTTATTATACTAGCCTCAACAAATAGGGCAGACATGTTGGACAAGGCTTTGTTAAGACCGGGCAGATTCGATAGGCACATTTTAATTGATCTTCCGACGTTAGAAGAGAGACAGCAAATCTTCGACACTCACCTGAAGAAAATAGCTTTGGAGAATGAACCTTCGAAGTATTCCGAATACCTAGCTTACCTTACTCCTGGTTTTAGCGGTACTTTCCTCAAGTTTACCcacaaaatactttttacattGTTACATCAATTGTTACACAAATCTCGACGTTGCCAGGTGCTGACATAGCGAATGTCTGCAACGAGGCAGCTTTACATGCCGCGAGGGATAAAAAGAAGCAAGTAGACGGTGACGATCTTCTCTACGCGATCGACAGAACGATCGGTGGTTTGGTGAAGAGAAACAACCCGTTGACACCGTCGACGAAGCGCGTTGTCGCTTACCACGAAGCCGGCCATGCGCTGGTGGGCTGGTTGCTGGAGCACACCGACGCCTTGCTCAAAGTAACGATAGTGCCACGGACCAACTTGAGCCTGGGATTCGCGCAGTACACCCAATCCGACCAGAAGCTGCACAGCCAAGAGCAACTCTCCGAGCAGATATGTATGATGCTGGGCGGCCGAGTCGCGGAGTACATAACGTTCGGTAAAATCTCGACGGGCGCCCAAAATGACTTGGAAAAGGTTACAAAGACGGCGTATCATCAAGTTCAGCAATTTGGAATGAGTCCGGCTGTAGGTTTAGTTTCCTTCCATGAAGAAGTCACCGACACGGTATGACATGAAACAACGATGTTCTCACAAGTTAGGGCCACTTCGATCAAACTCCGGTcaatttaatcgtcgattaacttACGGGGCAAcataaaacttatattatttatatacgagaattatattaaagatttttatgttagtCACCCTGCAAGTTAATCGGAGTTTGGTCGAAGCGGCCCTTGATCCTCGCATTTGGTAGTGTCGTGCAATCTCTTCTTCTTGCAGACAAGTAAAAAACCGTATAGTAAAAAATTAGCTAATCTGATGGATGCTGAAGTTAGAAGAATAATAGCAGAAGCGTACGAACGAACTCGGCAGTTACTGTCGAGTAACAAAGAGAAGTTAGATAAGGTAAGGTGCATCTCTTCACGCGTtttggaaattaattatttgttgttataaattataagtgcattttttttatcaaatataaatctataaaatggaacaaatatgtaaaatgttttcatgAACCACAGCTTGCAACAGCTTTATTAGAAAGGGAAACATTGACATACGAGGATGTGGAAAAATTAATCGGACCTCCACCGTTCGGGAAGAAGAGGCTTGTCGAGCCGGCAGAATTTGAAAAATCCGATGCACCTAGAGAATCCCCATCGATAGATGGTGCAAACATATAGCAAAACGTCTATTTTttgtagatatttatatattgtgtaAAAAAATCCAGAATAAGATCAAATGCAttgaaaatatcaattaaattattacgcatAGTTTGTAAAGTGGGCTTTTCCTCGCCACTTTCATTCTGTGTTCACAATATGCTGTGTATCATACACAGTGACGTTTCGCAATGTAAgtgtaaataattgaaataaataaaattatacacgcATAAGTGGAAgagtttcatttttatttcaatatttaggTAGAAACAAAGTGTCGCTACAGCATAATCGTGTGAAAAAACATATGAAATGTGGGATTAGAAACTGTTAAATCTAGAATGCCTCAcagttattaaaatgttttctattttaataccGTTTTTCCTAATAAAGTTTCTTTAATGTTGTTTCCTCGATAAAAAATAGTTATGCATATTCttctatgtaaatataatatgtacatatacatatacatatatatatatatatatatatataaaatatatgtatatatcaagTGTATAACTGAAATACACTTTGAAAAATCAAGATAACATCTTGTACTCTAACGGGCATTTTTGTGTCAAAAAGTAACGAGAAATAGTtgcaagaatataaatatgtaataaagtaGATACATTCGATACTTGACTTACATTGCACGTTTGATTCGTCCTTATACACGTGTGATATTACAGGCAATCTCTAGCATGCAATTATGTATCAGAAATTACATCTTGTCTTGTGCAAGACGCTCGTTTGTGGTCCTTTGTCATTGTTAACCGATCTGTATCTTAAAAGTCTCCCGCGAATCTCTCGATTAAtcaattgaagaaaaatagaaattctaATATAAAGTTTACAAACGATTTAACAATCTGTGTCAATAGGAGTCAATCAATGGcaacaattatattaacaatCGTGTCACTTAAAAAAATCAATGGCATCTTGATTATACTACCACTCGattgtattataatgtaatcaATATGACTAAAATCAACTTTATCGATTTTATAGGACTACGGTAATAATATGTAGATAAACTGAATAGGATGACGAAAAACGATACCgtcaaaaaaaaaatataccaACAGGATATCTCCTAGGAAGATTATAGTAGCTAGATACTTTTGATTAGCGTGACAATGTCACATCGCCATGCTGCAATGCTGTGAAAATCTAGGAACAGTTATGCACTCAAAGTTTCGAAGGACGATTTTGATTCTTATTTTGTGCTATGCTCAATTCTCTGAGTATATCTTCGATATCTTTTATCTCGCACTTAATACTTACTGCTTAACAAGTAAATCTTTAATAACGCCGTTGAGAGCACGCTCTAAATGCGAGCCGTCCCAGTATATCTTCCCGCAGTGCTCGCAAATGTAAAACACTCGTACGTTCTTTAGTACCTTCAGCGGAACTTTGTCGATTTGTACCCGCACCTGATACCTGGTCGTACACGATGAGACGTCGATGGTATCCATGGATAGACGCCACGTACGGTGTTCGCTGTTCGTGAAGTAGTTGTTCGGATTCCGAACGAATGCGAGGTCGTCGTTCGAATCGTCATTGTCCACATTAACGTTCGATTGATTAGGTAACACTCGATAATTGTTCTTTCTGATAATTTTCACGAAgctaaattaaaatgaaattttttaatttcgtcgTGTGAAAAGTTGAAGGAAATAAAGGGGGAAATAATGTACGTTTACACTGACGTATAAGTATAgcgattaaaaaaatgcaattcaCCTTTGCACAAGATCATCCATCAGTTCCTTCGGGACCTTCACGAACTCGTCGCAATTGCATATTTGGCATCTGCTGAAGATATCGTTCTGCGTGACCATTACGCCGAAGTAACTTAAAACCTCGCGCAACTGGTTGTCAGGTGTGTCAGCTGTTATTCTGTAGCAATTCTCCGGCGGTAGGTATTGTCTGAACTGCGTTACAGATATATCATTAGATGTTATTGCGATTACCGCTCTTACATTGAATTACAGTAAAATGTGCCTTACTTTTTCATAGTTTTTGTTACGCGTCAGTAACACCCTGTTTTCGCGCATCGCCAGTTTAGCCGAGTCGTCTCCACCTTGATCGAATAACACGTGCACGCAGTCCACACCGCACATTCGTAGCTTGCTGCTCAGACCACCCAACATCGAGTCACACACGACGCGCCACGTGTGCGCGACGACTGGATTCTCAAGATTTCGCTGTACCGATAATGGCCGGTTCATACCGTTCTGCCTGCCTTGAAAATCTCGTCTATTTGGAGCATCGTCTTGCCTATTTTGCGAGTCTCGTCTGTTCTGACCATCCTCCCATCTGCCTTGTTTGTCATACTTGTAATGATTCTCccttctatttttattaccgTATTTGTTCTGATTATCATATCTGTTGTAATTATCTTGATTATCTTGATATCTCCTCTGATTATATTTTCTGTCGTTGGTCGCCTTGCTTGATCCGCAGTGCGTGCTACTttgattgtaattattatgattGTCATATCTTCTTTGGTTGTCTTGCCTCCCATCGCTAACTATATCAATAATCCCAATACTTCCAACTTTCGCTTGATTTTGATTCCTCTCTTTACTGCCGTAGTACCCGTATTTTTGCGCAGGCCTCTGTCGAGGCGCCGCTTCGTACTTCGCCGACGCGTTTGCATTG
This genomic interval carries:
- the LOC105286994 gene encoding paraplegin translates to MQNLIRCSRRHYVAPGRIFNCKNVYQPTEKIAFGIKHLSFACGNGAHRLFLPVSHHAYKKIRKEFHAVQSALLHSDISKFSFHPRYDNIRYFNTTCSNPNKQSSQESGSDDSDKKPNKNEEINLLLRKLSMLLVLVYILLVGLRSQMNTSNSEFSISVSWNEFVYDMLSKGEVQAIVINPSFDHVVIVVHDGAIIKGRRAARRKYIMSVPNIENFEEKLRKVEKSLGIKPGQEVQIIYERKSEYIAGATQLLLIMLIAITAYAFLRKRFSFKPFEIISQMKQAKFTLVEPFVDKGKGVRFADVAGLKEAKIEVMEFVDYLKQPERYKALGAKVPQGALLLGPPGCGKTLLAKAVATEANVPFLSMNGSEFIEVFGGLGAARVRDLFKEAKKRAPSIVYIDEIDAIGKKRSESSAGLTNSESERTLNQLLVEMDGMISKEDVIILASTNRADMLDKALLRPGRFDRHILIDLPTLEERQQIFDTHLKKIALENEPSKYSEYLAYLTPGFSGADIANVCNEAALHAARDKKKQVDGDDLLYAIDRTIGGLVKRNNPLTPSTKRVVAYHEAGHALVGWLLEHTDALLKVTIVPRTNLSLGFAQYTQSDQKLHSQEQLSEQICMMLGGRVAEYITFGKISTGAQNDLEKVTKTAYHQVQQFGMSPAVGLVSFHEEVTDTTSKKPYSKKLANLMDAEVRRIIAEAYERTRQLLSSNKEKLDKLATALLERETLTYEDVEKLIGPPPFGKKRLVEPAEFEKSDAPRESPSIDGANI